In the Archocentrus centrarchus isolate MPI-CPG fArcCen1 chromosome 11, fArcCen1, whole genome shotgun sequence genome, actgacccaccaccaaactggtcatgctgaccgatgttacaggcagcataactttctccacggcttctccagaccctttctagtctgtcacatgtgcctcagggtgaacctgctctcatctgtgaaaagcacagggtgccagtggtggacctgccagttgtggtattctatggcaaatgccaactgggctccacggtgccagtagtgagcacagggcccactagaggatgtcgggtcctcaggccaccctcatcaagtctgtttctgagtgttggtcagagacattcacaccagtggctgctggaggtcattttcaAGATTTCAAGAagattttattgtcattatacatcaaGACACACAATGAATtatgttccagaacacccatccaatgaacacagagacaaacacaaacaggggagacaggcgtctgaggtcatgcagacGTTTTACCGgtgctacctttggcaggaaaacagaaagagatacactgggacaggtaggttcaaaaaacatcatctcgtactgtgtttCATTATGAACATCTTACGAGGttcaaaaaaacacctcagcaaagcagcagcacatttaatagcatgggagcactaggatGGGGAGGAgattcccccaatctcctcatggatgaaaatttgatcaaaacaatggcgttgagagaccaaaaagaaaaaaaaaaatgcagtgctcatcctgttcctcctgcacaaaggagcagatcccagTCCTGCTGATTGGTTAAGGACCTTcgacagccctgtccagctctcctagagtaactgcctgtctcctcctggagtctcctccatgctctgagactgtgctgggagacacagcaaaccttctggcaatggcacgtaatTGATGtggccatcctggaggagctggactaccctgctgcagcctctgtagggtccaggtatgacctcaatgctaccagcagtgactctgaccctaaccaaatgcagaactagtgcaAAACAGTcataaaagatgaggagggaaaaatgtgagtgtcctccacctgtgaaacattcctgtttggaggagggggggggggtgtcattgTTGGCCCTCTAAGTGCACCTGCTCTTaattcatgaacaccaaagcagctgaaactgatgaacatccccctctgatacttactgatGTAGACAAATTGTGGGTACCTTtcagttaaagaaagaaaaatccacaatgGTCACTGcaataactaattaaaaaaattattgaaCATTACTGAACTAATAAAAATCCGACGTTGCTTTTGAATAGTGGgtcaacaaaataataataaaaaaaaaatcatacgaatgaaactggcctggaccAAAATGATGGGACccttaacttaatattttgttgcacaaccTTTTGGGGCAATAAGTGCAATCAAGTAATTTCTGTAAATCTGTCCCTTTAATTTTTGAGCTGTGCGTATGTGACACAAAATCAGCACAACcttttttgtgtacttttttgcaaaaataaataaatgaatgaataaatgaaatagtGCATGTTGGTGTTAACTTGTGCGAAATGAGCAAACTTGGTGTTGTATGTGAGCAGCTGACAGTCAGACTCTTATGAAAGCTGCTGGCTGCCTCTGACAGTGAGGTCGTGTGTTCGCTGCTTTGTCTCAGAGCCGTGACGAACTGCAGCAGTTTCAGGGATTATTCTGCTCTGACTCGTCCTCTGACTGACTAATGGGATTCTGCAGATTAAAACCTTtccaggagaggaaaaaaaacaaaacaggccacagctcagccaatcacagcagcccAGGCAGAGGGGGTGGGACATTAAAATCTGGATGCACCAATCCTGAGGCACACGTAGGAGGACCTCCACcaatgaggtcaggcaggacaGCGTAATCTCTGAGCACCGAGGATGAATaaaaagagacacagagagacggacAGCAGGGACGAGGACAGAGGTTTCACATCTGGATCAGCTGCTCCAAATACATGAAACCAGGAGCTGAGAGGTCAAAAACACCACAACCACCACAGAACGACACCGACACACACTGAAAATCCGTTGAGTTAGTGACAGGTAACAGGTGGACAGGTGCACTCACGGTTGTTTCCTGGCTGCCTGCAGCACAGCACCGTGAAGCGGCGTGTGGTTTTTCTGCTGCGACTCTTGGCCTTCCTCAGCTCCTCTGAGCGCTCATAATTGGCCAGATCAAACACTTCTGTGCTTTACGCTCATCTTTCacctgaaatataaaaacacacgTTCACCTCGGTGTTCACAATAATCAATAGGATTCCTAAAGTGATCAATTCCTGCAGGTTAATGATGAGAAAACAGAACTCTGAACAGGACGAAATTAAAGATCAATAAAGAATGTGCTGTAAATAAACAACACACCTTAATACAGATGCAGTGACACAGAAGTAAGTGTGGTGGTGTGTTGTTGCACTGATTGttaacagctggttaaacacactgagcagctgctctctgctATCCGAACACACCTGAGATACCGCGTAATTtcaattttaatgtattttatttaattttcattaaatattttttaaacataatgcaattttaatttactgttttataGCAGATTTCTTGGGTAAGGATCCCCACAAAATGAGGAGCTGGCAGCATAAAGAGAAGTACGGGAGGTTGTGATTGGATGATGGAGTTCAGGAGCAGCTGATCCGTTTCTGCCACAGAAACATCACACTGGTACTCGGCTGCTATTAAAGGAGTCAACTGGGAAGAAAACTCGAGATCTGACGGGCTTGGAAGCGAGATCAGGAAGGAGTGCCAAGATGCTGGAGGCTGTCCTGATGATACATTTGTTTGAGTAATGGGGGAATCATCTGTATTCCCTTGAGAAAGCAGACACTGAGGAGATAAGTGACCAACTGCCCTGACTCCATCCTGAGGGAGAGAACATGGAGAGTCCTCGACAGACGTTTAAACATCCTCACTGAGAAAGAAGCTGGACGCTCTGCAGGCTGCATAGAAACACAGGGAGGTGGAAACTACCACAGTCATAGGAAACTATCTGGGTTCCTGACCCCGACTGTGTCCTCAGATTCACTTTACATTTAGAGCcatttggtttgtgtgtgtcctcTGCATCCACCCAGCTGTGGTTTTAAAACAGCACTCAGATGGAGCTGGCTTCAGTAAGAGGTTCACTTTGAGTTAAATTAGTCGACTCGCTCCGCCGTCTGTCCTCCATGTTTCTTTCATCACAGACATTTTGCTtcatttaactttaaaatgttCGTGCGAAGAGCTGCAGAGACACAATCAGGCGGGTGGCCATTTATCCTACTGTTTATTATTCCAGGAACTAAACatgcataaatatttattttaataccacACTCACAGTGCTGCTTCAGAAATGGAGATAGAAGGCAGATGATGCTGCCGCAGCACTCGGGAGGCGAGCATGGTGCTCGCCTGGTGCGTGAGCTAaaactgttttcagtttgtgaACATGCTCATTACAGTGCTGGGCCACAGGACTGGACcaaaacacagtccagaggtccagttcagggactccagttagctgaggtgaaggcctagcagacagctagcagctacagccacctgtgtcgccatccacctgtcagtcaagaggccacgcccctaataatgcaaacaggtgagttatagaaataTCCTCCCCCATACAGCTGATatgaaattatccacagagaccaaagcagtttgtgtatcaggctgtaaacatgtttatttctgcagttttaacatgggagtctatggggactgactcactgctgcctctgctggactgcagggGAACTGCAGGTTTGGACTTTCACTAATAACTAATGACTTTTGTCTGTCAGAGTCTAGTCAGTTTTCTTGGTACACAACAGTGACCTGTCTGCCACTCTCACCTTCTACCCCAATATAACTGTTGAATTTTCTTGCTAATGTCCTGTTTTTAAATTGGACACTATGATCTATTTAAAAGGTTAGTTCATCCATATTTTCTTCAACACTATCTTGCCATTTAAAAATTTGGAAATTTGTTTCCCCAGGTGAAGAACAGTCCCTTAAATTGTTGTGTGGTTCTTAAATTCCCACATTGCTGGTTATAATTACCACAAAGAGTTAACTGCGCTGTCCCTTTAAACCTGTAAATGGCAAACACGGCTTTAAATTCAGACCAATTCCAATCAGCAGCCCTGAAACATCAATATGTGTGTCCACTGTGCGAGTGTTACACACATGGGTCAGCCGGTTGTTGCCTTCAGGGTCCTACAGAGACGAGCGGTCACATGTCACAGCTGGTGGAGTTGATCATTCATCAATATTAGAGATTACAATCAATACAACGGCCAAGCTTCAGTGGTCCTCTAACCAACATATTTCAcactaaagaaaaacatttttgtgccttaaatacattaaaatcagaaaaatcaaacGCAAAACAGTGAGACAAAAAACACGTCCATAAGAAACAAAACGTCCTCACAAAGCAGAACAGTTAAGAACTGAAAATGGTtctcacagagcagaaacacacacaaaccacacacacaacacacaatccaccacacacacacacagcacacacaccacacacacacacacacacacacacacacacacacacacacacagtgaatccTCCCTCAGGCATCTACATTAAAAAGTTCTGGGTCAACGTTCTGCAGAAGAACAGAAACAAGACAAACACAGCGACTAATGATAGAACAAGTCATAattacacacaccacacacacacacacacacacaacacacacacacacacacacaccacacacacacacactccggGTTAACATGAATCATTATGATGCGGCTCATTCGGTTGACGAAACAGGAGGAGCAGAATAAATCCTGCTTTCGCTCCTGGAATAAAAACTGAGACACGCGAAAGCAGCAACGCTGAAGCATCTGAGGGTGTACATGTGACTttatgtttgaaaatgttttaagcCTTCCTTCATTTAATATTCAATAGAAAGAGcgataaaaattaaaataagatcGTGAAGAGTTACAGATGAGGGTTATTATTAAAAGATTAAATTATGAGGATTTGATCAGCGGATCCTTCCATGCTGCTGTCAAAGtaacatttctgtgtgtgtgtgtgtgtgtgtgtgtgtgttgtgtgtgtgtgtgtgtgtggtctgtgtTAGagagcacttagatgtagatgTGCTGATATGGATGTGTATAAATGGGTAAATGGGAcataaacacattacataaagtGATAGCAGAAGCTGCTGTAGATCAgttcctccttcataacagctgtacggggGATGGGGGGGTGTATCTATAACTTAcctatttaaataaagtttgtattattaggggcgtggcctctttgactgacaggtggatggtgacacaggcggctgtagctgcctTCCTCTTTGGAAGAACACACCTGTGACAGAGCAGCTCAGAGAGACGCACTAAACCCAGCTGGGACGTGTTTACTGTCTCATAACAGAGACAGATCTTCCTCCTCTGAGTATCTGCAGAGTCTAAATCTCAGAGTTCTGGGTGAGAAGAAGTCTGACTCAGCGTCCCACAATCCTCGCTGTGCTCTTACGTAACACAGGCTTACATAAGGTCAGTGTGAGCTCAGCACTTTCACGGTCCAAACAGACCTGCTGATACGGAAGGAAAACACACCTCTGGTTTCTGAGAGTTTCTGAGAGGATTCATTTTAGTGTGAGTCCTTCACTCTCAGGTGTGTACTGCTGTTCATTCTGATCAACTTGGTTAAAACtttttagcttcatttttaaTGCATAACTCTCTGTGAGCACTCCCAGACCTCCCTCCTCCAGCTCGTCTCGGGGACACTGAGGCATACCCAAGCTAGCTGAGAGACATACAGTAACATCCCCAGAGGGTCCCGGGTCGGCCCCGGGGCCTGCTCCCACAGGGAGGTGTCCAGGAAGCATCCTGACAGATGCTGAACAGCATCAACTGCTCCTTTTgacgtggaggagcagcagctgtgcTGAAACAGCTCTTCACCTGATCTCTACAGAAGAGCCCAGATACCCTCCAGAGGAAGCttctcactgctgctgcttctcactgctgctgctgctgctgctgctgctgctgctgctcgtgTCAGTCAAAGAAAACCTAAAATcaggtttttaaatgatctgGAACATGATGAAACCTCAGGAAGTGAAAGCACACTGGATAtaaaagagctgcagcagcctgagagTCCTAAAACCTCTGAAACACAAAACTCTTCACAGCTGgaactgaccccccccccccccggcaggaTTAAATCTGATGCCTGTGCTGTTACAATCACTGTGCAGGACGTGAGCttgtttgtatgaatgtgagtcaCAAACACTGTATgactctctcctcctctctcaggaCGTATATTTCTAAAGCTGGAACGTGACATCAGAGGTCACATGATCAGTCCGGGTGACTCGCCGTTGTTCAGAAGTGACTCAGCATCATTAGAGCTGAAATAAACACAGAGCAGGAGCACCAAGTTCCTCCTCTGACCCAATGAAAATGCAGCGCCGCCTCAAACGCGTTAACCGCTGCGTCCGAGCCTTAAACCAGAACTCTGctcatagtttttatttttactgttattttccACACAGGTCAGGGGTCACCTGACCTCTGAGGCCCATATCTGCTAAAACTCCACATTTTCTCAGGTTTCCCTCTATTTCAGGACATCTCActgcttcttcctgtttttgtttcactaTCATGAGCATATTATtccaaaaacacagcaaagaggTGATGATACCGTCAGGAGGTGAAAGCACACCTGATAAGTGATTATCTGTGTCTGTCACCTCTGACTCTACAAAACTAAACATGGAGGCTGCAGCAGCCACAGGTCCACCTCATACAGACCAGATTACACAGACCAGGTGTGACGTGACACTCGTCCCACATCTGGTCCATTAAACACCTCCCAGAGCCGTGTCTGAGCCCTGAGTGCTGAAAGCAGACCAGATTAGGCCCAGATGTGTCAGCGTCTGACATTAATCTGATTCTGTTCTCTTTCACTGATaccaaacagctgctgcacctCTAAACCTACATCCTACCCACAATCCCCCCCCGCCCTGTCCAACAGACTGGAACCAGCAGCCCATCGGcagcctgaactctgtgtgggTGTTCGGTTTCTTCTCTGGTCGTGTTTTTGTGTCCGCCGTCCTCACCTCCTTGTCCGAGATATAGAGGTAGTCTCCTCTCAGCATCACGTACCGGCTCCTCCACAGCTCCCTGAAAATCCCTCGACCGCAGAACTTCCGGATCCAGCCCATCTTCTCCGGCTGGTGGACCACCGGTGGACCCGAGTCCTGAACACCCTGCAATACAACAATGAGAGGATTCATAGAGGAAAGAAGCACAGAGGCCATGGGATCAGGAAATGAGAATAAAGAACAAAGCAGAACAACTAaggaggaaacacaggaaaacacCCACAGACAAACTAATAAACTAATTAAGACAGAAATAAATAGCATCAGTCAGAGAATGAGTGAAGCAGGCAGGCTGCACACccagaatgcaggactcaggatgTGATCCAGCTCTGAATACACGCAGAGCAGAACCAGAACCAGGAACGCAGACTGGGAACAGGAGAACACAGCACCGGGTATGAGGGACGACATGACGAAGAGCTCTGGGAACACAACGCAACCCGAGAGAAGGGAAACACCAGCTGCAGCTAACTGAGGAAATaagacaggggaagcaaaaccaaatacAATGGACACGAGATAggagactaccaaaataaaacaggaagaactaAACGAGGGAACATCCCTAATGGGGGACGTTAAAACTCAAAGCCAGGTCCATGACAGTCTCAGTGTGATGGACAAAAGCATGATTTCAAAGACAAATAACAGGAAATGTCCTCCATGAGAAGGAAAACTAAAAACGTTTGGAAAGCACctcaaacagactgaaagaGGAATGAACGTGAACTCAGGGTGACGTGaaacaaccaaaaaataaactctgagagaagaaattaaaaagaaaaaagctctgGAGACATTTATGACATCATCCATCATTAAATGAGCTGCTGTAAAGAACAGAAAAGATCCAGGTCAGCTTCTGAAACTTTTCCTGAGTggacctgcagcttcagggttCTGTGATGGAGCTCAGAGTTTCTCTGCTaatctgagcagcagcagcagcagcaggatggaGAGCATCACTGCGCCACCTTCATCCACCTGAGTCAAACGCTCAGTgctgcttctctcctcctcccagCTTCAGTCTCAGGAATGTGTCCAAAACggtgtttaaataaaggttcaacaaactgcagctgaatgTAAATGAAGAGGAGCATctttaataaaacatgaaacaggATGGATGCAGTGCTCACATCACACAAACAGACGGAcacaaatttaataaaacaacCACGGATcctgatcagtgatcagagtCCTGATCAGGGATCATTACAGCTGATTGATTCTGAGCTCAACAAGAACATGAATGGACCTCTGTCTCACTGACCCGCCTGCTCTGGTTGcttttcttcatcctcctcctcctcctcctcctatccGGGACTCGCAGCACAATCCCACCGACGGGGAGGAGGTTCGGCCCGGCGGCAGCTGCAGCACGGCCCCGCTGCCTCTGGTCCCG is a window encoding:
- the LOC115788171 gene encoding uncharacterized protein LOC115788171 — its product is MSEVYKREREHLPPKACAQGGCKLASDNRRGAEEEPGGPSGRADAETRTHRDQRQRGRAAAAAGPNLLPVGGIVLRVPDRRRRRRRMKKSNQSRRGVQDSGPPVVHQPEKMGWIRKFCGRGIFRELWRSRYVMLRGDYLYISDKEVRTADTKTRPEKKPNTHTEFRLPMGCWFQSVGQGGGGLWVGSLRAQTRLWEVFNGPDVGRVSRHTWSV